One Tachysurus fulvidraco isolate hzauxx_2018 chromosome 2, HZAU_PFXX_2.0, whole genome shotgun sequence DNA segment encodes these proteins:
- the arhgap45b gene encoding rho GTPase-activating protein 45 isoform X4, with the protein MPIAIEVEDIPPLLRSVARFAEAVEKLKDVVLEDKRENRRPLAHECLGEVLRILRQIINMYPLLNTVETLTAAGKLISQVKGFHYEVCNETDKKDFEKAIETIAVAFSNNVSELLMGEVDSSTLLSVLPTEKSKSMENLYRISGMETSHDSELAMRAEEVDILLQRSEGGVDSALTYAKAISKYIKDLIGYVEKRISFEVEFSKGLQRVYQTCKQTITQPHMPFFSIYSLALEQDLEQSSAIQQAANTLYSQTFIQPLMQRKQEHEKKRKELKEQWLKAKRKLLESEANLRRAKQVYVTRYEEYEKAKMAASRAEEEGSSSTAKAVDKKKRLEEEARNKAEEAEATYRVCVADATQQQQELEHTKVTVLRQIQEVIKQSDQTLRSATISYYQIMHMQTVGLPVHYQTLCESSKLYDPGQQYATHVKELQMSEEPEVHYTFEPYCASSSQCVSHTGFKHQAARVRSDSSNTDAASSSEGTVTAGDTDDPATAQKEEQRKARGHMTHKSWGSTVSDSDIVVGGNDLGSPTNSAGDISKIARTSSTGTMSSNEDADEKDGGMANFESSNINGIEPDIVVPTGPFRSVGLSRAAQTHRLRKLRSPAKCRQCDSYVYFQGAECEECFLACHKRCLETLAIQCGHKKLQGRLQLFGQDFSQVSSSSSDGIPFIIKKCTCEIERRALRMKGIYRVNGVKTRVEKLCQAFENGKELVELSQSSPHDISNVLKLYLRQLPEPIMPFRLYNSLMGLAKESLALVGPEGPEAGKGPDLVDLGPETDPKLLNLVDRLKELLTELPKLNMTTLRYIARHLRRIAELEEDNKMSPSNLGIVFGPSLMRPRPSGATVSLSSLVDYPYQARIVETLIVFYSTIFPSQSNRTGGVCTVHSPSLQQESSIDGEDSGTNDDETDHPEEHGGTEADKINVGREGSTGTLGSMEHSLDSDSELEEEGGETEEQTLSTINNEDPEVTPPTAEVQNHLGSDSEPPALPESEPPELESPDVIPTSSFAQLSINQSDNN; encoded by the exons ATGCCGATAGCTATCGAAGTAGAGGACATTCCCCCACTGCTACGTTCCGTGGCTCGCTTTGCTGAGGCTGTGGAGAAACTCAAAGATGTAGTTCTGGAAG ACAAACGGGAGAACCGACGTCCATTGGCCCACGAGTGTCTGGGTGAGGTGCTGCGGATTCTGCGTCAAATCATCAACATGTACCCACTCCTCAACACAGTGGAGACTCTCACCGCCGCCGGCAAACTCATCTCccaggtcaaag GCTTTCATTATGAAGTCTGCAatgaaacagacaaaaaggactTTGAGAAAGCCATCGAGACCATTGCAGTAGCTTTCAGCAACAA TGTCTCAGAGTTGTTAATGGGAGAGGTTGACAGCAGCACTCTTCTATCAGTACTACCCACAGAGAAGAGcaag TCTATGGAGAACCTGTACAGAATCTCTGGTATGGAGACTTCACACGACTCTGAATTGG caatGAGAGCTGAGGAGGTCGACATCCTTCTGCAGCGCAGTGAAGGTGGAGTTGACTCTGCGTTAACGTATGCTAAGGCCATCTCCAAGTACATAAAGGACCTTATTGGCTACGTGGAGAAACGCATCTCTTTTG AGGTGGAATTTTCCAAAGGCCTCCAAAGGGTTTATCAGACATGCAAGCAAACAATCACACAG CCACACATGCCTTTCTTCTCCATATATTCTCTGGCACTGGAGCAGGACCTGGAGCAGAGTTCAGCAATACAGCAAGCTGCAAACACTCTGTACAGCCAGACCTTCATACAG CCTCTGATGCAGAGAAAGCAGGAGCATGAGAAGAAACGAAAAGAGCTGAAGGAACAGTGGCTCAAAGCCAAGAGAAAGCTG TTGGAGTCTGAGGCTAATTTGCGGCGGGCTAAGCAGGTCTATGTCACCCGCTATGAGGAATATGAGAAGGCCAAGATGGCAGCTAGCAGAGCAGAGGAGGAGGGCAGCAGCTCCACGGCCAAAGCAGTGGATAAGAAAAAGCGTCTAGAGGAAGAGGCTCGCAATAAG GCAGAGGAAGCGGAGGCCacataccgtgtgtgtgttgcagacgccacacagcagcagcaggagctgGAGCACACAAAGGTTACAGTGCTGAGACAGATCCAGGAGGTCATCAAGCAAAGTGACCAGACCCTCCGCTCT GCCACTATTTCCTACTACCAGATCATGCATATGCAGACAGTGGGGCTGCCTGTGCACTACCAGACACTGTGTGAGAGCAGTAAGCTGTACGATCCAGGACAGCAGTACGCCACACATGTCAAAGAGCTGCAGATGAGTGAGGAGCCTGAGGTCCATTACACCTTTGAGCCCTACTGTGCCTCCAGCAGCCAGTGCGTGTCACACACAGGGTTCAAGCA TCAGGCAGCCAGAGTGCGCAGTGACAGCTCCAATACTGATGCTGCGAGCAGCTCTGAGGGGACAGTCACAGCTGGAGACACAGACGATCCCGCAACTGCTCAGAAAGAGGAGCAGAGGAAAG CACGTGGTCACATGACTCACAAATCCTGGGGCTCCACCGTGAGTGACTCAGACATTGTTGTCGGAGGAAATGACCTTGGGTCCCCCACCAACAGTGCAG GTGACATCAGTAAAATCGCCCGAACATCGTCCACAGGAACTATGTCATCAAACGAGGACGCCGATGAAAAAGATGGGGGCATGGCCAACTTTGAATCTTCCA ATATAAATGGCATCGAGCCTGATATTGTGGTGCCGACTGGGCCGTTTAGAAGTGTGGGCCTATCCAGAGCTGCACAAACCCACCGCCTGCGCAAACTTCGCTCTCCAGCAAAATGCCGGCAGTGTGACAGCTATGTGTACTTCCAGGGGGCAGAATGTGAGGAG TGTTTCCTGGCTTGCCATAAACGCTGTTTGGAGACTCTGGCCATCCAGTGTGGACATAAGAAACTGCAGGGCCGCCTCCAGCTCTTCGGACAGGATTTCTCCCAGGTgtccagcagcagctctgatggAATTCCTTTCATCATCAAGAAGTGCACATGTGAAATTGAAAGGAGAGCACTTAGGATGAAG GGCATCTACCGGGTGAACGGGGTGAAAACCAGGGTGGAGAAATTGTGCCAGGCTTTTGAAAATGGCAAGGAGCTTGTGGAGCTGTCTCAATCCTCTCCACATGACATCAGCAACGTGCTTAAGCTCTATCTGAGACAG CTTCCAGAGCCTATCATGCCTTTCCGCCTGTATAACAGTCTAATGGGCCTTGCAAAGGAAAGCCTGGCCTTGGTGGGACCTGAGGGGCCCGAGGCTGGGAAAGGACCTGATCTGGTTGATCTGGGTCCAGAGACAGACCCTAAACTTCTGAACCTTGTGGACAGACTAAAGGAGCTCCTCACTGAGCTGCCCAAATTGAACATGACCACACTGCGCTACATTGCGCGCCATCTCCGCAG GATTGCTGAGCTGGAAGAGGACAATAAGATGAGCCCCAGTAATCTGGGCATTGTGTTTGGGCCATCATTGATGCGGCCCCGGCCCTCAGGGGCCACAGTGTCCCTATCTTCTCTGGTGGATTACCCTTATCAGGCCCGCATTGTGGAGACACTCATTGTATTTTACTCCACTATCTTCCCTTCTCAGTCAAATCGTACAGGAGGTGTCTGTACGGTTCACTCGCCATCACTGCAGCAG GAGAGCAGTATTGATGGGGAGGACTCGGGTACAAATGACGATGAAACAGATCACCCTGAAGAACATGGAGGAACCGAGGCAGACAAGATAAATGTGGGACGAG AGGGCTCCACAGGCACACTGGGATCCATGGAGCATAGTCTGGATTCTGACTCAGAGCTGGAGGAGGAAGGAGGTGAGACTGAAGAACAGACACTCTCCACTATCAATAATGAGGATCCTGAAGTAACCCCTCCCACTGCAGAGGTCCAGAATCACTTGGGTTCAGACAGCGAACCTCCTGCATTGCCTGAGAGTGAGCCTCCTGAGCTTGAGAGTCCAGATGTAATACCAACGAGCTCGTTTGCACAGCTCAGCATCAACCAGTCTGACAATAATTAG
- the arhgap45b gene encoding rho GTPase-activating protein 45 isoform X3 produces MFNKKRRELIKTHSVSKKSRTGNSSPHGSSTLSILQEQPRKDGSDASSSSSSASFSTTSSLCPSAVEGSGTASGTHGKLVGCASPAGTLKRPTTLSRNASAAGSPIQSWVFSKGQGRAAIAQSPQTEAVEMPIAIEVEDIPPLLRSVARFAEAVEKLKDVVLEDKRENRRPLAHECLGEVLRILRQIINMYPLLNTVETLTAAGKLISQVKGFHYEVCNETDKKDFEKAIETIAVAFSNNVSELLMGEVDSSTLLSVLPTEKSKSMENLYRISGMETSHDSELAMRAEEVDILLQRSEGGVDSALTYAKAISKYIKDLIGYVEKRISFEVEFSKGLQRVYQTCKQTITQPHMPFFSIYSLALEQDLEQSSAIQQAANTLYSQTFIQPLMQRKQEHEKKRKELKEQWLKAKRKLLESEANLRRAKQVYVTRYEEYEKAKMAASRAEEEGSSSTAKAVDKKKRLEEEARNKAEEAEATYRVCVADATQQQQELEHTKVTVLRQIQEVIKQSDQTLRSATISYYQIMHMQTVGLPVHYQTLCESSKLYDPGQQYATHVKELQMSEEPEVHYTFEPYCASSSQCVSHTGFKHQAARVRSDSSNTDAASSSEGTVTAGDTDDPATAQKEEQRKARGHMTHKSWGSTVSDSDIVVGGNDLGSPTNSAGDISKIARTSSTGTMSSNEDADEKDGGMANFESSNINGIEPDIVVPTGPFRSVGLSRAAQTHRLRKLRSPAKCRQCDSYVYFQGAECEECFLACHKRCLETLAIQCGHKKLQGRLQLFGQDFSQVSSSSSDGIPFIIKKCTCEIERRALRMKGIYRVNGVKTRVEKLCQAFENGKELVELSQSSPHDISNVLKLYLRQLPEPIMPFRLYNSLMGLAKESLALVGPEGPEAGKGPDLVDLGPETDPKLLNLVDRLKELLTELPKLNMTTLRYIARHLRRIAELEEDNKMSPSNLGIVFGPSLMRPRPSGATVSLSSLVDYPYQARIVETLIVFYSTIFPSQSNRTGGVCTVHSPSLQQESSIDGEDSGTNDDETDHPEEHGGTEADKINVGREGSTGTLGSMEHSLDSDSELEEEGGETEEQTLSTINNEDPEVTPPTAEVQNHLGSDSEPPALPESEPPELESPDVIPTSSFAQLSINQSDNN; encoded by the exons atgttcaacaaaaagagaagagaacTGATAAAAACTCATTCCGTGTCAAAGAAGAGCCGGACCGGAAACTCGTCGCCTCACGGTTCGTCAACA CTGTCCATTCTTCAAGAGCAGCCTCGAAAAGATGGCTCAGATGCTAGTTCTTCCTCTTCGTCTGCATCATTCTCCACCACCTCAAGTCTTTGCCCATCAGCAGTGGAAGGCTCAGGCACTGCGTCTGGCACACATGGAAAACTGGTGGGTTGTGCGTCACCAGCAGGCACACTGAAGAGGCCTACAACTCTGAGTCGCAATGCCAGCGCCGCGGGCTCCCCGATCCAATCCTGGGTGTTCAGTAAGGGCCAAGGCCGGGCTGCTATCGCCCAGAGCCCTCAGACCGAGGCAGTGGAAATGCCGATAGCTATCGAAGTAGAGGACATTCCCCCACTGCTACGTTCCGTGGCTCGCTTTGCTGAGGCTGTGGAGAAACTCAAAGATGTAGTTCTGGAAG ACAAACGGGAGAACCGACGTCCATTGGCCCACGAGTGTCTGGGTGAGGTGCTGCGGATTCTGCGTCAAATCATCAACATGTACCCACTCCTCAACACAGTGGAGACTCTCACCGCCGCCGGCAAACTCATCTCccaggtcaaag GCTTTCATTATGAAGTCTGCAatgaaacagacaaaaaggactTTGAGAAAGCCATCGAGACCATTGCAGTAGCTTTCAGCAACAA TGTCTCAGAGTTGTTAATGGGAGAGGTTGACAGCAGCACTCTTCTATCAGTACTACCCACAGAGAAGAGcaag TCTATGGAGAACCTGTACAGAATCTCTGGTATGGAGACTTCACACGACTCTGAATTGG caatGAGAGCTGAGGAGGTCGACATCCTTCTGCAGCGCAGTGAAGGTGGAGTTGACTCTGCGTTAACGTATGCTAAGGCCATCTCCAAGTACATAAAGGACCTTATTGGCTACGTGGAGAAACGCATCTCTTTTG AGGTGGAATTTTCCAAAGGCCTCCAAAGGGTTTATCAGACATGCAAGCAAACAATCACACAG CCACACATGCCTTTCTTCTCCATATATTCTCTGGCACTGGAGCAGGACCTGGAGCAGAGTTCAGCAATACAGCAAGCTGCAAACACTCTGTACAGCCAGACCTTCATACAG CCTCTGATGCAGAGAAAGCAGGAGCATGAGAAGAAACGAAAAGAGCTGAAGGAACAGTGGCTCAAAGCCAAGAGAAAGCTG TTGGAGTCTGAGGCTAATTTGCGGCGGGCTAAGCAGGTCTATGTCACCCGCTATGAGGAATATGAGAAGGCCAAGATGGCAGCTAGCAGAGCAGAGGAGGAGGGCAGCAGCTCCACGGCCAAAGCAGTGGATAAGAAAAAGCGTCTAGAGGAAGAGGCTCGCAATAAG GCAGAGGAAGCGGAGGCCacataccgtgtgtgtgttgcagacgccacacagcagcagcaggagctgGAGCACACAAAGGTTACAGTGCTGAGACAGATCCAGGAGGTCATCAAGCAAAGTGACCAGACCCTCCGCTCT GCCACTATTTCCTACTACCAGATCATGCATATGCAGACAGTGGGGCTGCCTGTGCACTACCAGACACTGTGTGAGAGCAGTAAGCTGTACGATCCAGGACAGCAGTACGCCACACATGTCAAAGAGCTGCAGATGAGTGAGGAGCCTGAGGTCCATTACACCTTTGAGCCCTACTGTGCCTCCAGCAGCCAGTGCGTGTCACACACAGGGTTCAAGCA TCAGGCAGCCAGAGTGCGCAGTGACAGCTCCAATACTGATGCTGCGAGCAGCTCTGAGGGGACAGTCACAGCTGGAGACACAGACGATCCCGCAACTGCTCAGAAAGAGGAGCAGAGGAAAG CACGTGGTCACATGACTCACAAATCCTGGGGCTCCACCGTGAGTGACTCAGACATTGTTGTCGGAGGAAATGACCTTGGGTCCCCCACCAACAGTGCAG GTGACATCAGTAAAATCGCCCGAACATCGTCCACAGGAACTATGTCATCAAACGAGGACGCCGATGAAAAAGATGGGGGCATGGCCAACTTTGAATCTTCCA ATATAAATGGCATCGAGCCTGATATTGTGGTGCCGACTGGGCCGTTTAGAAGTGTGGGCCTATCCAGAGCTGCACAAACCCACCGCCTGCGCAAACTTCGCTCTCCAGCAAAATGCCGGCAGTGTGACAGCTATGTGTACTTCCAGGGGGCAGAATGTGAGGAG TGTTTCCTGGCTTGCCATAAACGCTGTTTGGAGACTCTGGCCATCCAGTGTGGACATAAGAAACTGCAGGGCCGCCTCCAGCTCTTCGGACAGGATTTCTCCCAGGTgtccagcagcagctctgatggAATTCCTTTCATCATCAAGAAGTGCACATGTGAAATTGAAAGGAGAGCACTTAGGATGAAG GGCATCTACCGGGTGAACGGGGTGAAAACCAGGGTGGAGAAATTGTGCCAGGCTTTTGAAAATGGCAAGGAGCTTGTGGAGCTGTCTCAATCCTCTCCACATGACATCAGCAACGTGCTTAAGCTCTATCTGAGACAG CTTCCAGAGCCTATCATGCCTTTCCGCCTGTATAACAGTCTAATGGGCCTTGCAAAGGAAAGCCTGGCCTTGGTGGGACCTGAGGGGCCCGAGGCTGGGAAAGGACCTGATCTGGTTGATCTGGGTCCAGAGACAGACCCTAAACTTCTGAACCTTGTGGACAGACTAAAGGAGCTCCTCACTGAGCTGCCCAAATTGAACATGACCACACTGCGCTACATTGCGCGCCATCTCCGCAG GATTGCTGAGCTGGAAGAGGACAATAAGATGAGCCCCAGTAATCTGGGCATTGTGTTTGGGCCATCATTGATGCGGCCCCGGCCCTCAGGGGCCACAGTGTCCCTATCTTCTCTGGTGGATTACCCTTATCAGGCCCGCATTGTGGAGACACTCATTGTATTTTACTCCACTATCTTCCCTTCTCAGTCAAATCGTACAGGAGGTGTCTGTACGGTTCACTCGCCATCACTGCAGCAG GAGAGCAGTATTGATGGGGAGGACTCGGGTACAAATGACGATGAAACAGATCACCCTGAAGAACATGGAGGAACCGAGGCAGACAAGATAAATGTGGGACGAG AGGGCTCCACAGGCACACTGGGATCCATGGAGCATAGTCTGGATTCTGACTCAGAGCTGGAGGAGGAAGGAGGTGAGACTGAAGAACAGACACTCTCCACTATCAATAATGAGGATCCTGAAGTAACCCCTCCCACTGCAGAGGTCCAGAATCACTTGGGTTCAGACAGCGAACCTCCTGCATTGCCTGAGAGTGAGCCTCCTGAGCTTGAGAGTCCAGATGTAATACCAACGAGCTCGTTTGCACAGCTCAGCATCAACCAGTCTGACAATAATTAG
- the arhgap45b gene encoding rho GTPase-activating protein 45 isoform X1, producing MLKKGTGSKASYSPYSTVQRVKKVESKTKLDLLPNKANVWLKQLSILQEQPRKDGSDASSSSSSASFSTTSSLCPSAVEGSGTASGTHGKLVGCASPAGTLKRPTTLSRNASAAGSPIQSWVFSKGQGRAAIAQSPQTEAVEMPIAIEVEDIPPLLRSVARFAEAVEKLKDVVLEDKRENRRPLAHECLGEVLRILRQIINMYPLLNTVETLTAAGKLISQVKGFHYEVCNETDKKDFEKAIETIAVAFSNNVSELLMGEVDSSTLLSVLPTEKSKSMENLYRISGMETSHDSELAMRAEEVDILLQRSEGGVDSALTYAKAISKYIKDLIGYVEKRISFEVEFSKGLQRVYQTCKQTITQPHMPFFSIYSLALEQDLEQSSAIQQAANTLYSQTFIQPLMQRKQEHEKKRKELKEQWLKAKRKLLESEANLRRAKQVYVTRYEEYEKAKMAASRAEEEGSSSTAKAVDKKKRLEEEARNKAEEAEATYRVCVADATQQQQELEHTKVTVLRQIQEVIKQSDQTLRSATISYYQIMHMQTVGLPVHYQTLCESSKLYDPGQQYATHVKELQMSEEPEVHYTFEPYCASSSQCVSHTGFKHQAARVRSDSSNTDAASSSEGTVTAGDTDDPATAQKEEQRKARGHMTHKSWGSTVSDSDIVVGGNDLGSPTNSAGDISKIARTSSTGTMSSNEDADEKDGGMANFESSNINGIEPDIVVPTGPFRSVGLSRAAQTHRLRKLRSPAKCRQCDSYVYFQGAECEECFLACHKRCLETLAIQCGHKKLQGRLQLFGQDFSQVSSSSSDGIPFIIKKCTCEIERRALRMKGIYRVNGVKTRVEKLCQAFENGKELVELSQSSPHDISNVLKLYLRQLPEPIMPFRLYNSLMGLAKESLALVGPEGPEAGKGPDLVDLGPETDPKLLNLVDRLKELLTELPKLNMTTLRYIARHLRRIAELEEDNKMSPSNLGIVFGPSLMRPRPSGATVSLSSLVDYPYQARIVETLIVFYSTIFPSQSNRTGGVCTVHSPSLQQESSIDGEDSGTNDDETDHPEEHGGTEADKINVGREGSTGTLGSMEHSLDSDSELEEEGGETEEQTLSTINNEDPEVTPPTAEVQNHLGSDSEPPALPESEPPELESPDVIPTSSFAQLSINQSDNN from the exons atGTTAAAAAAAGGAACAGGTTCCAAAGCAAGCTACAGTCCGTATTCAACGGTCCAGAGAGTCAAGAAAGTAGAGAGCAAAACAAAACTGGATCTGTTGCCCAATAAAGCCAATGTGTGGTTAAAACAA CTGTCCATTCTTCAAGAGCAGCCTCGAAAAGATGGCTCAGATGCTAGTTCTTCCTCTTCGTCTGCATCATTCTCCACCACCTCAAGTCTTTGCCCATCAGCAGTGGAAGGCTCAGGCACTGCGTCTGGCACACATGGAAAACTGGTGGGTTGTGCGTCACCAGCAGGCACACTGAAGAGGCCTACAACTCTGAGTCGCAATGCCAGCGCCGCGGGCTCCCCGATCCAATCCTGGGTGTTCAGTAAGGGCCAAGGCCGGGCTGCTATCGCCCAGAGCCCTCAGACCGAGGCAGTGGAAATGCCGATAGCTATCGAAGTAGAGGACATTCCCCCACTGCTACGTTCCGTGGCTCGCTTTGCTGAGGCTGTGGAGAAACTCAAAGATGTAGTTCTGGAAG ACAAACGGGAGAACCGACGTCCATTGGCCCACGAGTGTCTGGGTGAGGTGCTGCGGATTCTGCGTCAAATCATCAACATGTACCCACTCCTCAACACAGTGGAGACTCTCACCGCCGCCGGCAAACTCATCTCccaggtcaaag GCTTTCATTATGAAGTCTGCAatgaaacagacaaaaaggactTTGAGAAAGCCATCGAGACCATTGCAGTAGCTTTCAGCAACAA TGTCTCAGAGTTGTTAATGGGAGAGGTTGACAGCAGCACTCTTCTATCAGTACTACCCACAGAGAAGAGcaag TCTATGGAGAACCTGTACAGAATCTCTGGTATGGAGACTTCACACGACTCTGAATTGG caatGAGAGCTGAGGAGGTCGACATCCTTCTGCAGCGCAGTGAAGGTGGAGTTGACTCTGCGTTAACGTATGCTAAGGCCATCTCCAAGTACATAAAGGACCTTATTGGCTACGTGGAGAAACGCATCTCTTTTG AGGTGGAATTTTCCAAAGGCCTCCAAAGGGTTTATCAGACATGCAAGCAAACAATCACACAG CCACACATGCCTTTCTTCTCCATATATTCTCTGGCACTGGAGCAGGACCTGGAGCAGAGTTCAGCAATACAGCAAGCTGCAAACACTCTGTACAGCCAGACCTTCATACAG CCTCTGATGCAGAGAAAGCAGGAGCATGAGAAGAAACGAAAAGAGCTGAAGGAACAGTGGCTCAAAGCCAAGAGAAAGCTG TTGGAGTCTGAGGCTAATTTGCGGCGGGCTAAGCAGGTCTATGTCACCCGCTATGAGGAATATGAGAAGGCCAAGATGGCAGCTAGCAGAGCAGAGGAGGAGGGCAGCAGCTCCACGGCCAAAGCAGTGGATAAGAAAAAGCGTCTAGAGGAAGAGGCTCGCAATAAG GCAGAGGAAGCGGAGGCCacataccgtgtgtgtgttgcagacgccacacagcagcagcaggagctgGAGCACACAAAGGTTACAGTGCTGAGACAGATCCAGGAGGTCATCAAGCAAAGTGACCAGACCCTCCGCTCT GCCACTATTTCCTACTACCAGATCATGCATATGCAGACAGTGGGGCTGCCTGTGCACTACCAGACACTGTGTGAGAGCAGTAAGCTGTACGATCCAGGACAGCAGTACGCCACACATGTCAAAGAGCTGCAGATGAGTGAGGAGCCTGAGGTCCATTACACCTTTGAGCCCTACTGTGCCTCCAGCAGCCAGTGCGTGTCACACACAGGGTTCAAGCA TCAGGCAGCCAGAGTGCGCAGTGACAGCTCCAATACTGATGCTGCGAGCAGCTCTGAGGGGACAGTCACAGCTGGAGACACAGACGATCCCGCAACTGCTCAGAAAGAGGAGCAGAGGAAAG CACGTGGTCACATGACTCACAAATCCTGGGGCTCCACCGTGAGTGACTCAGACATTGTTGTCGGAGGAAATGACCTTGGGTCCCCCACCAACAGTGCAG GTGACATCAGTAAAATCGCCCGAACATCGTCCACAGGAACTATGTCATCAAACGAGGACGCCGATGAAAAAGATGGGGGCATGGCCAACTTTGAATCTTCCA ATATAAATGGCATCGAGCCTGATATTGTGGTGCCGACTGGGCCGTTTAGAAGTGTGGGCCTATCCAGAGCTGCACAAACCCACCGCCTGCGCAAACTTCGCTCTCCAGCAAAATGCCGGCAGTGTGACAGCTATGTGTACTTCCAGGGGGCAGAATGTGAGGAG TGTTTCCTGGCTTGCCATAAACGCTGTTTGGAGACTCTGGCCATCCAGTGTGGACATAAGAAACTGCAGGGCCGCCTCCAGCTCTTCGGACAGGATTTCTCCCAGGTgtccagcagcagctctgatggAATTCCTTTCATCATCAAGAAGTGCACATGTGAAATTGAAAGGAGAGCACTTAGGATGAAG GGCATCTACCGGGTGAACGGGGTGAAAACCAGGGTGGAGAAATTGTGCCAGGCTTTTGAAAATGGCAAGGAGCTTGTGGAGCTGTCTCAATCCTCTCCACATGACATCAGCAACGTGCTTAAGCTCTATCTGAGACAG CTTCCAGAGCCTATCATGCCTTTCCGCCTGTATAACAGTCTAATGGGCCTTGCAAAGGAAAGCCTGGCCTTGGTGGGACCTGAGGGGCCCGAGGCTGGGAAAGGACCTGATCTGGTTGATCTGGGTCCAGAGACAGACCCTAAACTTCTGAACCTTGTGGACAGACTAAAGGAGCTCCTCACTGAGCTGCCCAAATTGAACATGACCACACTGCGCTACATTGCGCGCCATCTCCGCAG GATTGCTGAGCTGGAAGAGGACAATAAGATGAGCCCCAGTAATCTGGGCATTGTGTTTGGGCCATCATTGATGCGGCCCCGGCCCTCAGGGGCCACAGTGTCCCTATCTTCTCTGGTGGATTACCCTTATCAGGCCCGCATTGTGGAGACACTCATTGTATTTTACTCCACTATCTTCCCTTCTCAGTCAAATCGTACAGGAGGTGTCTGTACGGTTCACTCGCCATCACTGCAGCAG GAGAGCAGTATTGATGGGGAGGACTCGGGTACAAATGACGATGAAACAGATCACCCTGAAGAACATGGAGGAACCGAGGCAGACAAGATAAATGTGGGACGAG AGGGCTCCACAGGCACACTGGGATCCATGGAGCATAGTCTGGATTCTGACTCAGAGCTGGAGGAGGAAGGAGGTGAGACTGAAGAACAGACACTCTCCACTATCAATAATGAGGATCCTGAAGTAACCCCTCCCACTGCAGAGGTCCAGAATCACTTGGGTTCAGACAGCGAACCTCCTGCATTGCCTGAGAGTGAGCCTCCTGAGCTTGAGAGTCCAGATGTAATACCAACGAGCTCGTTTGCACAGCTCAGCATCAACCAGTCTGACAATAATTAG